One stretch of Cellulomonas wangsupingiae DNA includes these proteins:
- a CDS encoding PspC domain-containing protein, whose product MDGIRAAFARAGLSRPQTGRWLAGVCTGLAARLGVETWVVRLVFVLLLVLPGPSVVVYAGLWFCMPSQGWVPPARTP is encoded by the coding sequence ATGGACGGCATACGCGCGGCCTTCGCACGTGCAGGGCTCTCACGGCCGCAGACGGGACGATGGCTCGCCGGGGTGTGCACGGGCCTGGCGGCGCGGCTCGGCGTGGAGACCTGGGTGGTGCGGCTGGTGTTCGTGCTGCTGCTCGTCCTGCCCGGGCCGTCGGTGGTCGTCTACGCCGGCCTGTGGTTCTGCATGCCGTCGCAGGGGTGGGTGCCGCCCGCCCGCACCCCCTGA
- a CDS encoding ATP-binding protein, whose protein sequence is MGEVRDLRSRRGVPPPLLDDEVVLTAERTTPRQARHWVMRAVAGAGVGGASNQVIELLTGELVTNAVIHGPAGEPVRVAVRVDGYVVRVAVTDRGGGVPQVRHPEPTAASGRGMALVEALSTVWGSARLPDGGTTVWFEVDTEE, encoded by the coding sequence GTGGGAGAAGTCCGTGACCTTCGCAGCCGCCGCGGCGTACCCCCGCCCCTGCTCGACGACGAGGTGGTCCTGACCGCCGAGCGCACCACGCCGCGCCAGGCGCGGCACTGGGTGATGCGGGCGGTGGCCGGTGCGGGTGTCGGCGGTGCGTCGAACCAGGTCATCGAGCTACTGACCGGCGAGCTCGTCACCAACGCCGTCATCCACGGGCCGGCCGGGGAGCCGGTGCGCGTGGCCGTCCGGGTCGACGGGTACGTCGTGCGCGTCGCCGTCACCGACCGCGGCGGCGGCGTCCCGCAGGTCCGTCACCCCGAGCCCACGGCGGCCAGCGGGCGCGGGATGGCGCTCGTCGAGGCGCTGTCGACCGTGTGGGGATCGGCGCGGCTGCCGGACGGCGGCACGACCGTGTGGTTCGAGGTCGACACGGAGGAGTGA
- a CDS encoding uracil-DNA glycosylase family protein — MITDPFDTGPTGVFRTLCRIYPDDTVFRGADGFRSLWGPIFYRGRANGTARLLVIGQDPAQTEAFTRRILSGQAGRRVQGFVEKLGFTKSYLMVNAFLYGIYHQGMALPHLNDPGIQAYRDRWLRAALAPGRIEAVVTFGTPAFHAWQAFTQSPEGAGVDVFQQRALHPTADKEGGPITRQDLLDNWNVALGRLHAQIRDPDEQRPLVPYGDDFTRAELPEIPSRDLPMGLQPWMRSTDFWATLASPPGTERANISVEVP, encoded by the coding sequence ATGATCACCGACCCGTTCGACACCGGACCCACAGGCGTGTTCCGGACGCTGTGCCGCATCTACCCCGACGACACCGTCTTCCGCGGCGCCGACGGCTTCCGGTCCCTGTGGGGGCCGATCTTCTACCGCGGGCGCGCCAACGGCACCGCGCGCCTCCTCGTCATCGGTCAGGACCCCGCCCAGACCGAGGCGTTCACGCGTCGGATCCTGTCGGGGCAGGCGGGGCGCCGGGTGCAGGGGTTCGTCGAGAAGCTCGGGTTCACCAAGAGCTACCTCATGGTCAACGCGTTCCTGTACGGGATCTACCACCAGGGCATGGCGCTGCCGCACCTCAACGACCCCGGGATCCAGGCGTACCGCGACCGCTGGCTGCGGGCGGCGCTGGCCCCGGGCAGGATCGAGGCGGTCGTCACCTTCGGGACCCCCGCGTTCCACGCCTGGCAGGCGTTCACGCAGTCGCCGGAGGGAGCCGGGGTGGACGTGTTCCAGCAGCGGGCCCTGCACCCGACCGCGGACAAGGAGGGTGGCCCGATCACGCGCCAGGACCTCCTGGACAACTGGAACGTGGCGCTCGGTCGGCTGCACGCCCAGATCCGCGACCCCGACGAGCAGCGGCCGCTGGTCCCCTACGGGGACGACTTCACGCGGGCCGAGCTCCCCGAGATCCCGAGCCGGGACCTGCCGATGGGCCTGCAGCCCTGGATGCGCAGCACCGACTTCTGGGCGACGCTCGCGTCCCCGCCGGGCACCGAGCGCGCGAACATCTCGGTCGAGGTCCCGTAG